The proteins below come from a single Leptospiraceae bacterium genomic window:
- a CDS encoding MliC family protein produces MPIFCLLGLIIFNVCQKTHNDIQVEYLDETGQSLTAIYHNPVSEGIFSVTLRMNDGNEVTLEQGEAASGARYTDQKTLVWWTKGESAFIMKPDKIGEWQIVGRFREKPDSR; encoded by the coding sequence ATGCCCATTTTTTGTCTCTTGGGATTGATTATTTTTAATGTATGTCAAAAAACTCATAATGATATTCAAGTAGAATATTTAGATGAAACAGGACAGTCTCTTACAGCAATCTATCATAACCCTGTTTCGGAAGGCATTTTTTCAGTGACCCTACGCATGAATGATGGAAACGAAGTCACCCTAGAGCAAGGTGAGGCAGCTTCTGGAGCGCGATATACGGATCAAAAAACGTTAGTTTGGTGGACAAAAGGGGAAAGTGCATTTATAATGAAACCAGATAAAATTGGAGAATGGCAAATTGTAGGTAGATTTAGGGAAAAACCGGATTCTCGGTAG
- a CDS encoding TonB-dependent receptor plug domain-containing protein, translating to MRLTFKLGTVMLKTLNLILSIFITFSLLSQEKTDNQPPANSPDLSLEKKSNDNIKSKTENSEENFFKLEEQIVITASRRNENLQKAPASMVVISEEDIRNRGYASIDEILYDLPGFDLSFSNGIPYLMGYQRGYRTPFMSRTLFMIDNKIQNDLYTQEAELSRQIPMSNIKRVEVLYGPASAAYGPNAFQGIINIITHDGSEMKNDKKKENGNYSSTKVSLIAGSYNTRSIDAGSYAAIGKWTLAASGKVFSSDEPDLSNRTGFNSNYWLGNNEVWGPNRYYRNEGRNLSHYYDPTRDYGIVTSVGKGGLKLGGIIWSRNEGYGVKYPGDRAQVNGLWEVNNKQAFVEYANVVNESMTTNTLFTYRESAFRGQWSEAEPDFSRNNGAYSYLSQTYWGNQNKSWLFNHNIDYVVSSKLHFTGGVKFERRDMTKQFDIPGYWPGSYNSWNQYEGKQAVDVSAIFPNGLAVQNSDNPVYIKMPDGKKRMPYNNILQVYDMGGFFLGTYEVGNFRFSPGIRYDHNSLYGQSLNPRITAIYNYSRSGTVKLLYGEAFQEPAFILLYGGWSGRQPNQNLKPEKVRTSELIIMDQFNNWKPEISFYYSRYEHVIKETAKNDGSRKIYGFEFRNKLLFNNPISNSAKLDIYFYYTFTEALSETYYNFNAPRTDWTPTNVNPVDWTQGTTILGKYENEFYTLNPSAPPLPRKQSYKTLGDISSHKVSMGFNLPIQNLLNINIRANYVGPRQLYLRNELRNKGEFGQRDSGIILDNYVLFNGTFSFNLKYSTLVLKVFNMLNHSYYHPGQEGADSGNNFYERSLGYRNSILPQPGRYFLFSLNFEF from the coding sequence ATGAGGCTAACATTTAAATTAGGTACAGTAATGCTTAAAACTTTGAATTTAATTCTATCTATATTCATAACATTTTCCCTACTTTCACAGGAAAAAACAGATAACCAACCACCGGCAAATTCTCCCGATTTATCCTTAGAAAAAAAATCCAATGATAATATAAAATCAAAGACCGAAAATTCAGAAGAGAATTTTTTCAAATTAGAAGAACAAATTGTAATAACAGCTTCAAGAAGAAATGAAAATTTACAAAAAGCTCCTGCCAGTATGGTAGTTATCTCGGAAGAAGACATTCGAAATAGAGGTTACGCAAGTATAGACGAAATTCTTTACGACCTTCCCGGATTTGATTTATCCTTTTCAAATGGTATTCCCTACTTAATGGGTTACCAAAGAGGATATAGAACTCCCTTTATGTCTAGAACTCTTTTTATGATAGATAATAAAATTCAAAATGACTTGTACACGCAGGAAGCAGAATTATCCAGACAAATTCCAATGTCTAATATAAAAAGAGTAGAAGTTCTCTACGGCCCTGCCTCTGCAGCCTATGGTCCTAACGCATTTCAGGGGATAATCAATATTATCACCCACGATGGTTCTGAAATGAAAAATGATAAAAAGAAAGAAAATGGAAACTATAGCTCTACGAAAGTCTCTCTCATAGCCGGCTCTTATAATACAAGAAGTATAGATGCCGGTTCTTATGCTGCCATCGGAAAATGGACATTAGCCGCTTCTGGAAAAGTTTTCTCAAGCGATGAACCAGACCTTTCCAATAGAACAGGATTTAACTCAAACTACTGGTTAGGAAATAATGAAGTATGGGGTCCAAATCGGTATTATAGAAATGAAGGAAGAAACTTATCTCATTATTATGATCCAACTAGAGATTACGGAATTGTTACCAGTGTCGGAAAAGGAGGATTAAAACTGGGAGGAATTATTTGGAGTAGGAATGAAGGGTATGGAGTTAAATACCCAGGAGACAGAGCGCAGGTTAACGGTTTATGGGAAGTTAATAATAAACAGGCTTTTGTAGAATATGCAAATGTGGTAAATGAATCCATGACTACAAATACATTGTTTACTTATAGAGAATCTGCATTCAGGGGACAATGGTCTGAAGCAGAACCCGATTTTAGCAGAAACAATGGAGCCTATTCTTATTTAAGCCAAACTTACTGGGGCAATCAAAATAAAAGCTGGTTGTTCAATCATAATATTGATTATGTAGTAAGCAGCAAATTGCATTTTACCGGAGGAGTAAAATTCGAAAGAAGGGATATGACTAAACAGTTCGATATTCCAGGATATTGGCCTGGTTCTTATAATTCGTGGAATCAATATGAAGGCAAACAAGCTGTAGACGTATCAGCAATTTTTCCAAATGGACTTGCAGTGCAAAATAGTGATAATCCTGTATATATAAAAATGCCTGATGGAAAAAAGAGAATGCCTTACAATAATATATTACAAGTATATGATATGGGAGGATTTTTTCTAGGAACCTATGAAGTTGGTAATTTTCGTTTTAGTCCCGGAATACGTTATGATCATAATTCCTTATATGGGCAATCTTTAAATCCAAGAATAACTGCAATTTATAACTACAGTAGATCAGGAACAGTAAAACTTTTATATGGAGAAGCCTTTCAGGAGCCTGCTTTTATTTTACTCTACGGTGGATGGTCGGGTAGGCAACCCAATCAAAATTTAAAACCAGAAAAAGTAAGAACTTCTGAGTTAATTATAATGGATCAATTTAATAATTGGAAACCGGAGATTTCTTTTTATTACTCCCGATATGAACATGTAATTAAAGAGACAGCAAAAAATGATGGCTCTCGTAAAATCTATGGTTTTGAATTCAGAAATAAACTCCTATTCAACAATCCTATTTCGAATTCTGCAAAATTAGATATTTATTTCTATTATACATTCACAGAAGCATTAAGTGAAACCTATTATAATTTTAACGCTCCTAGAACAGACTGGACTCCCACAAATGTAAATCCGGTCGATTGGACTCAAGGTACAACAATTCTTGGAAAATACGAAAATGAGTTTTATACATTGAATCCTTCCGCTCCACCACTACCCAGAAAACAATCCTATAAAACGTTAGGAGACATATCTTCGCATAAAGTAAGTATGGGGTTTAACCTACCAATACAAAATTTATTAAATATAAATATTAGAGCCAATTATGTTGGTCCAAGGCAATTATATTTAAGAAATGAACTGAGGAATAAAGGAGAATTTGGTCAAAGGGACAGTGGAATTATACTTGATAACTACGTACTATTTAACGGAACTTTCTCTTTTAATTTAAAATATTCCACACTTGTCTTAAAAGTATTTAATATGTTAAATCATTCCTACTATCACCCCGGGCAGGAGGGAGCAGATTCAGGAAATAATTTTTATGAAAGATCACTAGGTTATAGAAATTCTATTCTACCGCAACCAGGAAGGTATTTTTTATTTAGTTTAAATTTTGAATTTTAA
- a CDS encoding caspase family protein, with protein sequence MAKMSNVPCGINLYIPHFGRKRYSKEPRRNWKKIPICKKGIKLKSLDEENQGNRYAIIIGINEYEDTAISKLNKARNDAKALDRLLKAQGQFNKVFLFTDDVDPQSKKYPNAENILGRLREILSGAEENDLILVFFSGHGVTDKDGKGYLVAVDSEQSNIFSTSVPVDKIVTELSTFNKSLLLLDACRDVVYKTKSLEQNPLQTDRYAKAKLAATFYSTQSGYFSFEDEDSDYGVFTRYLLEGLEGKADSNKDNVVSFTEIEQHVQDAVNKWSTKYNKKQKPSTEIHGEKFGDLALTLSDGSEKSLIIEKKDANSNARKGMFWRSLVLPGWGQWHGKDYGFDPSTQKMKASFFGIGSFLLLANLYHENNLYKEAKDNYKQESMLNVATSASSPFVFAPALYTFTRAEAASTEYQTASNRANLSVIALLGFMTLNLLDVSFFGNITTFNPFLKEAPIAFMRGEFKVTTEKFFGQMGEKGEVEIRFAF encoded by the coding sequence TTGGCTAAAATGTCTAACGTTCCTTGTGGGATTAATCTATATATTCCCCATTTCGGGAGAAAACGATATTCGAAAGAGCCAAGAAGGAACTGGAAAAAAATACCAATTTGTAAAAAAGGGATAAAATTAAAATCCCTCGACGAAGAAAACCAAGGGAATCGTTATGCGATCATCATTGGGATCAACGAATACGAAGACACAGCGATTAGTAAATTAAACAAAGCGCGTAACGATGCGAAAGCACTCGATAGACTTCTAAAAGCACAGGGACAATTCAATAAGGTATTTCTATTTACGGATGACGTTGACCCACAAAGTAAAAAATACCCAAACGCAGAAAACATCCTTGGGCGACTCAGGGAAATTCTTTCCGGTGCAGAAGAAAATGATTTAATTCTAGTTTTCTTTTCCGGTCATGGGGTAACAGACAAAGACGGCAAAGGTTACTTGGTCGCTGTAGACTCGGAACAATCGAATATTTTTTCTACCTCTGTTCCTGTCGACAAAATCGTAACAGAACTTTCAACCTTTAACAAATCCTTACTCCTTTTAGATGCCTGCCGTGATGTGGTTTACAAGACGAAGTCGCTAGAACAAAACCCATTACAAACAGATCGTTATGCTAAAGCGAAACTAGCGGCTACTTTCTATTCTACGCAGTCAGGATATTTTAGTTTTGAAGATGAAGATTCCGATTATGGGGTATTCACCCGTTATCTCCTAGAAGGACTCGAAGGAAAAGCAGATTCCAACAAAGACAATGTGGTATCCTTTACGGAAATCGAACAACACGTCCAAGATGCGGTAAATAAATGGTCAACGAAATACAACAAAAAACAAAAACCTTCTACGGAAATTCACGGAGAAAAATTTGGCGATCTCGCTCTCACCTTATCCGATGGTTCGGAAAAAAGTTTAATCATTGAAAAAAAAGACGCGAATTCTAATGCACGAAAAGGTATGTTTTGGAGATCTCTTGTTCTTCCTGGCTGGGGTCAGTGGCATGGAAAGGATTATGGATTTGATCCTTCTACTCAAAAAATGAAGGCTTCTTTTTTTGGAATTGGTTCCTTTTTACTTTTAGCAAATCTCTACCACGAAAATAATTTATACAAAGAAGCAAAAGACAACTACAAACAAGAATCAATGCTTAATGTAGCAACTAGCGCAAGTAGTCCGTTTGTATTTGCCCCTGCTCTTTACACATTCACAAGAGCAGAAGCCGCAAGCACCGAATACCAAACAGCCTCGAACCGAGCGAATCTTTCCGTTATTGCTTTACTTGGATTTATGACTCTAAATCTTTTAGATGTTTCTTTTTTCGGGAACATAACAACGTTTAACCCCTTCTTAAAAGAAGCACCAATAGCATTTATGAGAGGAGAATTCAAAGTAACCACAGAAAAATTTTTCGGACAAATGGGAGAGAAGGGGGAAGTTGAAATTCGATTTGCGTTTTAG
- a CDS encoding type II toxin-antitoxin system VapC family toxin, with the protein MVLDTNIVIYLSNGTIKKDSFQDRLVVVSIVTEIEVLGYHNLSPKEKAEFIEFFQNTEVISINKEIKELSIALRQKSKIKLADSIIAASALARSLPLVTVNENDFKNIKELTIINPFKK; encoded by the coding sequence ATGGTATTAGACACTAATATTGTAATATACCTTTCCAATGGAACGATCAAGAAAGATAGTTTCCAGGATCGCTTGGTAGTTGTTTCAATCGTAACCGAAATTGAAGTCCTCGGATACCACAATCTTTCCCCAAAAGAGAAAGCTGAATTTATTGAATTTTTCCAAAATACAGAAGTAATTTCAATCAACAAAGAAATAAAAGAACTTTCCATTGCTCTTCGCCAAAAAAGTAAAATCAAACTTGCAGATTCTATCATTGCAGCGTCTGCCTTAGCAAGAAGCCTTCCGCTTGTAACAGTAAATGAAAATGATTTTAAAAATATCAAAGAACTAACCATCATTAACCCCTTTAAAAAATAA
- a CDS encoding tail fiber protein, which yields MNKEFKQSFQKGISQGLGIIVVILFSLGTVWAVAGLTGTYNTFSDGETLTAGKLNQNFESLRIAISSTVGTISAYGGSSAPTGWLLCDGTSVSQTTYADLYAVIGCNFGCSGANFSLPDLRGRFLRGRDGGAGRDPDSGSRTFMSTGGNTADNVGSVQVDELKSHNHGIMPSNGITSGSCWWDGTGGFADCTQPATLFVLSRGGNETRPVNAYVNWIVKY from the coding sequence ATGAACAAAGAATTTAAACAATCATTTCAAAAAGGAATTTCCCAAGGGTTGGGAATTATCGTTGTAATCCTCTTCTCACTGGGAACGGTATGGGCGGTGGCGGGACTTACTGGAACGTATAATACTTTTTCGGATGGAGAAACACTCACAGCAGGGAAGTTAAACCAAAACTTTGAGTCTTTGCGAATCGCAATTTCTTCCACAGTCGGAACGATCAGCGCCTACGGAGGATCATCCGCTCCGACTGGTTGGCTTCTCTGTGATGGAACTTCCGTAAGCCAAACCACGTACGCTGACCTTTACGCTGTCATCGGTTGTAACTTCGGATGCAGTGGGGCTAATTTTAGTTTGCCTGATTTACGTGGTCGGTTTTTGCGAGGGCGTGATGGAGGTGCAGGACGTGATCCTGATAGTGGTTCACGCACGTTTATGAGTACGGGCGGGAATACTGCGGATAATGTGGGTTCTGTGCAGGTGGATGAGTTGAAGAGCCATAATCATGGTATAATGCCAAGTAATGGTATTACGTCTGGTAGTTGTTGGTGGGATGGGACTGGTGGATTTGCTGATTGCACTCAACCTGCAACTCTTTTTGTATTATCTAGAGGTGGTAACGAAACTCGTCCTGTGAATGCTTATGTGAATTGGATTGTGAAGTATTGA
- a CDS encoding DUF5615 family PIN-like protein has protein sequence MKLLIDANLSWRLCKLLKYNLSDCIHVNRIPLRKPAKDSEIWEFAKKNNYIILSQDEDFVFLSYRFGFPPKVIFLRTGNLSVQEIAEILNSKKVEIEKFVSDPDYSLLEIFS, from the coding sequence ATGAAACTTTTAATTGATGCGAATCTTTCTTGGAGACTCTGCAAACTCTTAAAGTATAATCTTTCTGATTGTATTCATGTAAATCGAATTCCATTACGGAAACCTGCAAAGGATTCTGAAATTTGGGAATTTGCAAAGAAGAACAATTATATAATTCTTTCTCAAGATGAAGATTTTGTATTTTTATCCTATCGCTTTGGATTTCCACCAAAGGTAATTTTTCTTCGAACCGGAAATCTAAGTGTTCAAGAAATCGCAGAAATTCTAAATTCCAAAAAAGTAGAAATTGAAAAATTTGTATCTGATCCAGATTATTCATTGCTTGAAATTTTTTCATAA
- a CDS encoding DUF433 domain-containing protein, which produces MNKLQKPKSQKIKKTPNYISFDPDVRFGKPCIKGTRIAVVDILGWLAGGMSYEQILEDFPELKHEHILAALQFAAKRETITKILAA; this is translated from the coding sequence ATGAATAAATTGCAAAAACCGAAATCGCAAAAGATTAAGAAAACCCCAAACTATATTTCCTTTGATCCTGATGTTCGATTTGGCAAACCCTGTATAAAAGGCACTCGCATTGCAGTTGTTGATATATTGGGCTGGCTTGCGGGCGGAATGAGTTATGAACAAATCTTGGAAGACTTTCCTGAATTGAAGCACGAACATATTCTTGCCGCTTTGCAATTTGCCGCTAAGCGGGAGACCATCACCAAAATTCTCGCTGCATGA
- a CDS encoding IS3 family transposase, translating to MESIIELLPLSGYRSCASKLKETMQIGRNRVQRLMRENQLNCRAKKAYYSGSTNSKHHLRKYSNLLIEADIQEYPVIVGDVTAFDIKGKNHYCAHLLDLTNREILGISVSRINNTDLVYRTLEQAISKRDDLSKYIHHTDSDVRYCSSKYIKLVEKSQMKISMCRGNAYENAHSESFNKTLKRQEINIHQHNSIEEAEKSILEFAVKYNTIRPHSSLGWISPLKFSKNKLNLIKK from the coding sequence ATTGAATCAATCATAGAGCTTCTTCCTCTTTCCGGATACCGAAGTTGCGCTTCCAAATTGAAAGAAACTATGCAGATCGGAAGGAACCGAGTGCAGAGATTAATGCGCGAAAATCAGCTAAATTGCAGGGCGAAAAAGGCATATTACTCTGGAAGCACAAATTCAAAACACCATTTACGAAAATACTCAAACCTACTAATAGAAGCGGATATTCAAGAGTATCCAGTCATAGTTGGTGACGTAACTGCTTTCGATATAAAAGGTAAAAACCATTATTGTGCACATTTATTAGATTTAACAAATAGAGAGATTTTAGGAATATCTGTTTCTAGAATAAATAATACAGATCTTGTTTATCGAACTTTGGAACAAGCTATCAGTAAAAGAGATGACCTCTCTAAGTATATACATCACACTGATAGTGATGTTAGATATTGTTCCAGTAAATATATAAAACTTGTAGAGAAGTCCCAAATGAAAATCTCTATGTGTAGAGGCAATGCATATGAAAACGCACATTCAGAATCATTTAATAAAACTTTGAAGAGACAGGAAATTAATATTCATCAGCATAACTCCATAGAAGAAGCAGAAAAAAGTATTCTTGAATTTGCTGTAAAATATAATACTATTAGGCCACACTCTTCTTTAGGCTGGATATCTCCTCTTAAGTTTTCTAAAAATAAATTAAATTTAATAAAAAAATGA
- a CDS encoding transposase, with protein MIKRKNFSNEFKEKIVLEYTSGQSSAAQIAQREGITSQTVRDWGKAFNNKKFQSMNSTEFSLRKRVAELESALAEASLTIHILKKKRK; from the coding sequence ATGATAAAACGTAAGAATTTTAGCAATGAGTTTAAAGAGAAAATAGTGCTTGAATATACTTCAGGACAAAGCTCAGCAGCACAAATAGCACAGAGGGAAGGTATAACATCGCAGACTGTTCGTGATTGGGGAAAGGCATTCAATAATAAAAAATTTCAGAGTATGAATTCAACAGAATTTTCACTGAGAAAGCGAGTAGCAGAATTAGAAAGTGCGTTAGCTGAAGCATCTCTGACAATCCACATATTAAAAAAAAAGAGGAAATAG
- a CDS encoding transposase — protein sequence MGKERAKEYFEKTLKGFSSEIKRKNIERISETIIDQDYQNLHHFITTSPWDKKDMNEIRINFMREHSNSYPTKKAILVIDDSGVLKRGNSTEGVGHQYIGQVGKWLMATYS from the coding sequence ATGGGTAAGGAAAGAGCAAAAGAATATTTTGAGAAGACCTTAAAAGGTTTTAGTTCAGAGATAAAACGGAAAAATATTGAGCGGATTTCCGAAACGATAATAGATCAGGATTATCAAAATCTCCATCATTTCATTACAACTTCTCCTTGGGATAAGAAGGATATGAATGAGATACGTATTAACTTTATGCGAGAGCATAGTAACTCTTATCCGACAAAGAAAGCGATATTAGTCATTGATGATTCTGGTGTTCTTAAAAGAGGCAATTCGACAGAAGGCGTTGGGCATCAATATATTGGTCAAGTTGGAAAGTGGCTAATGGCAACGTATTCGTAA
- a CDS encoding transposase: MEIAIFLIEEAIRRGIKFEFVVADAWYGSSPNFTDYLEAKGLKYIVSIKSNRNIFYKFPNDLKSSEHKISELLTLIEPDAFPP; this comes from the coding sequence ATAGAGATTGCGATTTTTCTAATAGAAGAAGCTATTCGACGAGGAATCAAATTTGAATTCGTTGTTGCAGATGCATGGTATGGTTCTAGCCCTAATTTTACTGACTATTTAGAGGCTAAAGGTTTGAAGTATATTGTATCAATTAAAAGTAATCGAAATATATTTTACAAATTTCCTAATGATTTAAAAAGTAGTGAGCACAAGATAAGTGAGTTACTTACACTCATAGAGCCTGACGCATTTCCCCCTTGA
- a CDS encoding PIN domain-containing protein, whose protein sequence is MSLNFKSNSVWCGGLLSIFTILNFENNDAVAYGVIRAKLEKSGTIIGNIDMLLAAQAISKNLIFVTNNTREFKRVSDLKSEDWTKTI, encoded by the coding sequence ATTTCTTTAAATTTTAAATCTAACTCTGTATGGTGTGGTGGATTATTATCTATCTTTACGATTCTAAATTTTGAGAATAACGACGCTGTAGCTTACGGGGTAATTCGTGCTAAGCTAGAAAAGTCTGGAACTATTATTGGTAATATTGATATGCTATTAGCCGCTCAAGCCATTTCTAAAAATTTGATTTTTGTTACAAATAATACACGAGAATTTAAGCGAGTTTCTGATTTAAAATCGGAAGACTGGACAAAGACAATTTGA
- a CDS encoding DUF1574 family protein, with protein MENVWESRLRQLANQNKVPLIDFNKPSDLSCNYFSDINHLSFRCFTEMSHKIVENLKINQ; from the coding sequence TTGGAAAATGTATGGGAATCTCGGTTACGTCAATTAGCAAACCAAAACAAAGTTCCACTAATCGATTTTAACAAACCTTCGGATCTAAGCTGCAACTATTTTAGCGATATCAATCATTTATCTTTTCGATGTTTTACGGAAATGTCACATAAGATAGTTGAGAACTTAAAGATAAATCAGTGA